The following coding sequences lie in one Polyodon spathula isolate WHYD16114869_AA chromosome 15, ASM1765450v1, whole genome shotgun sequence genomic window:
- the LOC121327682 gene encoding tumor necrosis factor ligand superfamily member 11-like — MRTSAGMENSQPRFDSAPINESTYRWFVVRVLLIMGLLQIASSVALVMYFSHQIAQVSSNCSMQNNAQCLNESQWKAIQDLLEKNKQESLAPVADALIGPRREFRVPERLHCKTKKDQKQSALPPEKPSAHLPIRADKNFIQNTTRPTMIYWDSSNGLAHIHNMSYSDGKIKVNQEGLYYVYAKTCFRHNLEVSEELRAVENGIQLLQYVYHIKHTRQHENLLLMKSGSVKHWNKHVKFRLYCIHQGGLFPLKSGDDLFVKVSYASLLDPTQEASYLGAFKLE; from the exons ATGCGAACCAGCGCCGGAATGGAGAACAGTCAGCCCCGCTTTGATTCAGCCCCGATTAACGAATCGACGTACAGGTGGTTTGTTGTGCGTGTGCTGCTCATTATGGGGTTGCTTCAGATAGCATCGAGCGTCGCGCTTGTAATGTACTTCTCACACCAGATTGCACAG GTATCTTCAAACTGTTCCATGCAGAATAATGCACAATGCTTGAATGAATCTCAGTGGAAAGCAATACAAGATTTGCTGGAAAAGAACAAACAAGAG AGTTTGGCTCCTGTTGCAGATGCTCTTATAGGTCCTCGAAGAGAATTCAGAGTACCTGAACGTCTACACTGCAAAACAAAGAAGGATCAGAAGCAATCTGCGCTTCCTCCTGAGAAACCTTCAGCACACCTACCTATACGAGCTGACAAAAACTTCATTCAAA acaCCACTCGACCAACTATGATATACTGGGACTCGAGCAACGGCTTGGCACATATACATAATATGAGCTATTCAGATGGAAAGATCAAAGTCAACCAGGAAGGACTCTACTACGTGTATGCCAAGACATGTTTCAGACATAATCTGGAGGTATCTGAGGAACTCCGAGCTGTGGAGAACGGGATTCAGTTGCTGCAGTACGTTTATCATATAAAACATACGCGGCAACACGAAAATCTGCTTCTCATGAAGAGTGGGAGTGTCAAGCACTGGAACAAACATGTCAAATTCAGACTCTATTGCATACACCAAGGAGGCCTCTTTCCATTAAAGTCTGGGGACGACCTGTTTGTTAAAGTGTCCTATGCATCGTTACTGGATCCAACACAAGAGGCTAGCTATTTAGGAGCTTTTAAACTGGAATAA